The following coding sequences are from one Bos mutus isolate GX-2022 chromosome 22, NWIPB_WYAK_1.1, whole genome shotgun sequence window:
- the FGF19 gene encoding fibroblast growth factor 19 codes for MRSAPSRCAVARALVLAGLWLAAAGRPLAFSDAGPHVHYGWGESVRLRHLYTAGPQGLYSCFLRIHSDGAVDCAQVQSAHSLMEIRAVALSTVAIKGERSVLYLCMDADGKMQGLTQYSAEDCAFEEEIRPDGYNVYWSRKHHLPVSLSSSRQRQLFKSRGFLPLSHFLPMLSTIPAEPEDLQEPLKPDFFLPLKTDSMDPFGLATKLGSVKSPSFYN; via the exons ATGCGGAGCGCTCCGAGCCGGTGCGCCGTGGCCCGCGCCCTGGTCCTGGCTGGCCTCTGGCTGGCCGCAGCCGGGCGCCCCCTGGCCTTCTCGGATGCGGGGCCGCACGTGCACTACGGCTGGGGCGAGTCGGTTCGCTTGCGGCACCTGTATACCGCGGGCCCGCAGGGCCTCTACAGCTGCTTTCTGCGCATCCACTCCGACGGCGCCGTGGACTGCGCGCAGGTCCAGAGCGCGCACA GTTTGATGGAGATCAGGGCGGTCGCTCTGAGCACCGTAGCCATCAAGGGCGAGCGCAGCGTGCTGTACCTCTGCATGGACGCCGACGGCAAGATGCAAGGACTG ACCCAGTACTCAGCCGAGGACTGTGCTTTTGAGGAGGAGATCCGTCCTGACGGCTACAACGTATACTGGTCCAGGAAGCACCATCTCCCGGTCTCCCTGAGCAGCTCCAGGCAGAGGCAGCTGTTCAAAAGCAGGGGCTTCCTGCCGCTGTCTCACTTCCTGCCCATGCTGTCCACCATCCCAGCCGAACCTGAAGACCTCCAGGAACCCCTGAAGCCTGATTTCTTTCTGCCCCTGAAAACAGATAGCATGGACCCTTTCGGGCTCGCCACCAAACTGGGATCGGTGAAGAGTCCCAGCTTCTATAATTAA